Within Planctomycetia bacterium, the genomic segment AGATCTCCAATTCCGCTTCCCGTAACTTCTGAATGATCTGCTCCACTTTCAAGCGCTTCGTCCCCATGATCGCCTCCCTTTTTCAAGTGATGGTCGTCAGTCTACGACTGACGACCGGACTCGTTTAAGGGGGGCAGGTCATCTACGTCGGCGCTCGATACGAATGCCAGATGCTAGATTCGTTCGGCCTGAAAGGGGAGAACAACGAATGCGGCGGGCTGTACTCGGTAAAGGCGCCGGACGTGAACATGTGCCTGCCGCCGCTCACTTGGCAAACGTACGACATCGACTACACCGCAGCTAAGTACGAAGGGGACAAGCTAATCACCAACCCGCGCGTGACGATCTCGCACAACGGCGTGCTCGTGCATAACGACGTGGAGCTTCCCGGAGAGCGTTCGACAACCGCCGCTCCCAATAAGCCGGGCCCCGACCCAGGCCCGATCTACCTGCAGGATCACGGCAACCCGCTCCGCTATCGGAACATTTGGGTTGTTGAGACCAAATGAACCAATCGAACGTACGACCGAGCCATTCCCGTCGGCTT encodes:
- a CDS encoding DUF1080 domain-containing protein, with protein sequence MYVGARYECQMLDSFGLKGENNECGGLYSVKAPDVNMCLPPLTWQTYDIDYTAAKYEGDKLITNPRVTISHNGVLVHNDVELPGERSTTAAPNKPGPDPGPIYLQDHGNPLRYRNIWVVETK